A region of Arabidopsis thaliana chromosome 5, partial sequence DNA encodes the following proteins:
- a CDS encoding Defensin-like (DEFL) family protein (Defensin-like (DEFL) family protein; LOCATED IN: endomembrane system; BEST Arabidopsis thaliana protein match is: unknown protein (TAIR:AT3G59930.1); Has 30201 Blast hits to 17322 proteins in 780 species: Archae - 12; Bacteria - 1396; Metazoa - 17338; Fungi - 3422; Plants - 5037; Viruses - 0; Other Eukaryotes - 2996 (source: NCBI BLink).), whose protein sequence is MAKNLNSVSFIVLLLVLLVASTEILKSDAACFTFLGECGPEPFTGSNADCLACCVALYKSPPVCAGRVEGVPAHCHCYKS, encoded by the exons ATGGCAAAGAACCTCAACTCCGTTAGCTTCATCGTTCTCTTGCTGGTTCTTTTGGTGGCTTCCACCG AAATCCTGAAGAGCGATGCTGCATGCTTCACGTTCTTAGGCGAGTGCGGGCCGGAGCCGTTTACAGGTTCAAATGCTGATTGCTTAGCGTGTTGTGTAGCTCTCTACAAGAGTCCACCAGTTTGTGCTGGACGTGTTGAGGGAGTCCCGGCTCACTGCCATTGCTACAAATCGTAA
- a CDS encoding GDSL-like Lipase/Acylhydrolase superfamily protein (GDSL-like Lipase/Acylhydrolase superfamily protein; FUNCTIONS IN: hydrolase activity, acting on ester bonds, carboxylesterase activity; INVOLVED IN: lipid metabolic process; LOCATED IN: endomembrane system; EXPRESSED IN: 15 plant structures; EXPRESSED DURING: 7 growth stages; CONTAINS InterPro DOMAIN/s: Lipase, GDSL (InterPro:IPR001087); BEST Arabidopsis thaliana protein match is: Li-tolerant lipase 1 (TAIR:AT3G04290.1); Has 3330 Blast hits to 3291 proteins in 163 species: Archae - 0; Bacteria - 218; Metazoa - 0; Fungi - 9; Plants - 3088; Viruses - 0; Other Eukaryotes - 15 (source: NCBI BLink).) codes for MTNSVAKLALLGFCILQVTSLLVPQANARAFLVFGDSLVDNGNNDFLATTARADNYPYGIDFPTHRPTGRFSNGLNIPDLISEHLGQESPMPYLSPMLKKDKLLRGANFASAGIGILNDTGIQFLNIIRITKQLEYFEQYKVRVSGLVGEEEMNRLVNGALVLITLGGNDFVNNYYLVPFSARSRQFSLPDYVVFVISEYRKVLRKMYDLGARRVLVTGTGPMGCVPAELAQRSRNGECATELQRAASLFNPQLIQMITDLNNEVGSSAFIAANTQQMHMDFISDPQAYGFVTSKVACCGQGPYNGIGLCTPLSNLCPNRDLFAFWDPFHPSEKASRIIAQQILNGSPEYMHPMNLSTILTVDSMT; via the exons ATGACGAACTCGGTGGCTAAGTTGGCACTACTAGGGTTTTGCATTCTGCAAGTGACGAGCTTACTTGTTCCGCAAGCAAATGCTAGGGCTTTCCTTGTGTTTGGAGATTCTCTCGTTGACAATGGTAACAATGACTTTCTTGCTACCACTGCTCGTGCCGATAATTACCCTTATGGTATCGATTTCCCAACTCATCGTCCTACGGGCCGTTTCTCCAATGGTCTAAACATTCCAGATCTCATCA GTGAACATTTGGGTCAAGAGTCTCCAATGCCGTACCTTAGTCCAATGCTGAAGAAGGACAAACTCTTAAGGGGAGCTAACTTCGCCTCCGCGGGTATTGGAATCCTTAACGACACCGGAATCCAGTTT CTGAATATTATTAGGATCACAAAGCAGCTAGAGTACTTCGAGCAGTACAAGGTTCGAGTAAGCGGGTTggtcggagaagaagagatgaatcGGCTCGTGAACGGAGCTCTTGTCCTAATAACACTTGGAGGCAATGATTTCGTCAACAACTACTACTTGGTCCCTTTCTCTGCAAGATCTCGTCAATTCTCTCTTCCTGACTACGTTGTCTTTGTCATTTCTGAATACCGCAAAGTCTTACGG AAAATGTACGATTTGGGTGCTCGACGTGTCCTTGTGACTGGAACAGGACCAATGGGTTGCGTCCCGGCCGAGCTGGCGCAACGTAGCCGCAACGGCGAGTGTGCTACCGAACTCCAACGAGCCGCGTCACTATTCAACCCACAACTAATTCAAATGATAACAGACCTCAACAACGAAGTTGGATCTTCGGCCTTCATTGCCGCTAATACTCAACAAATGCACATGGACTTCATTAGCGACCCACAAGCATATG GATTCGTCACGTCGAAGGTGGCTTGTTGTGGACAAGGGCCGTACAATGGGATAGGGCTATGCACTCCATTATCAAATCTTTGCCCAAACAGAGATCTCTTTGCCTTTTGGGATCCTTTTCACCCATCAGAAAAAGCAAGTAGAATCATAGCTCAACAAATCCTCAATGGCTCTCCTGAATACATGCATCCCATGAATCTTAGCACCATCCTCACCGTTGATTCCATGACCTAA
- a CDS encoding GDSL-like Lipase/Acylhydrolase superfamily protein (GDSL-like Lipase/Acylhydrolase superfamily protein; FUNCTIONS IN: hydrolase activity, acting on ester bonds, carboxylesterase activity; INVOLVED IN: lipid metabolic process; LOCATED IN: endomembrane system; EXPRESSED IN: 15 plant structures; EXPRESSED DURING: 7 growth stages; CONTAINS InterPro DOMAIN/s: Lipase, GDSL (InterPro:IPR001087); BEST Arabidopsis thaliana protein match is: Li-tolerant lipase 1 (TAIR:AT3G04290.1); Has 2955 Blast hits to 2928 proteins in 93 species: Archae - 0; Bacteria - 67; Metazoa - 0; Fungi - 0; Plants - 2884; Viruses - 0; Other Eukaryotes - 4 (source: NCBI BLink).), which yields MTNSVAKLALLGFCILQVTSLLVPQANARAFLVFGDSLVDNGNNDFLATTARADNYPYGIDFPTHRPTGRFSNGLNIPDLISEHLGQESPMPYLSPMLKKDKLLRGANFASAGIGILNDTGIQFLNIIRITKQLEYFEQYKVRVSGLVGEEEMNRLVNGALVLITLGGNDFVNNYYLVPFSARSRQFSLPDYVVFVISEYRKVLRKMYDLGARRVLVTGTGPMGCVPAELAQRSRNGECATELQRAASLFNPQLIQMITDLNNEVGSSAFIAANTQQMHMDFISDPQAYGGLLWTRAVQWDRAMHSIIKSLPKQRSLCLLGSFSPIRKSK from the exons ATGACGAACTCGGTGGCTAAGTTGGCACTACTAGGGTTTTGCATTCTGCAAGTGACGAGCTTACTTGTTCCGCAAGCAAATGCTAGGGCTTTCCTTGTGTTTGGAGATTCTCTCGTTGACAATGGTAACAATGACTTTCTTGCTACCACTGCTCGTGCCGATAATTACCCTTATGGTATCGATTTCCCAACTCATCGTCCTACGGGCCGTTTCTCCAATGGTCTAAACATTCCAGATCTCATCA GTGAACATTTGGGTCAAGAGTCTCCAATGCCGTACCTTAGTCCAATGCTGAAGAAGGACAAACTCTTAAGGGGAGCTAACTTCGCCTCCGCGGGTATTGGAATCCTTAACGACACCGGAATCCAGTTT CTGAATATTATTAGGATCACAAAGCAGCTAGAGTACTTCGAGCAGTACAAGGTTCGAGTAAGCGGGTTggtcggagaagaagagatgaatcGGCTCGTGAACGGAGCTCTTGTCCTAATAACACTTGGAGGCAATGATTTCGTCAACAACTACTACTTGGTCCCTTTCTCTGCAAGATCTCGTCAATTCTCTCTTCCTGACTACGTTGTCTTTGTCATTTCTGAATACCGCAAAGTCTTACGG AAAATGTACGATTTGGGTGCTCGACGTGTCCTTGTGACTGGAACAGGACCAATGGGTTGCGTCCCGGCCGAGCTGGCGCAACGTAGCCGCAACGGCGAGTGTGCTACCGAACTCCAACGAGCCGCGTCACTATTCAACCCACAACTAATTCAAATGATAACAGACCTCAACAACGAAGTTGGATCTTCGGCCTTCATTGCCGCTAATACTCAACAAATGCACATGGACTTCATTAGCGACCCACAAGCATATG GTGGCTTGTTGTGGACAAGGGCCGTACAATGGGATAGGGCTATGCACTCCATTATCAAATCTTTGCCCAAACAGAGATCTCTTTGCCTTTTGGGATCCTTTTCACCCATCAGAAAAAGCAAGTAG